A portion of the Limosilactobacillus reuteri genome contains these proteins:
- a CDS encoding D-2-hydroxyacid dehydrogenase → MKIYMYGVYQDEVPYITEWQEEHPEVTVDSTTKLLDESTVNLSKGSDGVVVFQQKPYSDEALRQLALNGITKMSLRNVGVDNFNHELVQELGFQITNVPVYSPAAIAEFSVTQALNLLRRTKEFYLKLAKGDYNRAPHIAKEMNKQVVGIVGTGNIGSTVAKIFAGFGAKVIAYSRHQNKELEGIVEYVSLDELYKRATIISLYLPHVPATDKMLNEKTFAMMQDGVLLVNTARGPLVDEKALIEALDSGKVGGAALDVMTGETKIFNQQVDFQEVDYDEFKDLVDRPNVLITPHIAFYTDQAIKNMVKMSLSANLDLIKTGTSDKLVKF, encoded by the coding sequence ATGAAGATTTATATGTATGGTGTTTATCAGGATGAAGTTCCTTACATTACGGAATGGCAAGAGGAACATCCTGAAGTAACTGTAGACTCAACGACGAAACTTTTAGATGAAAGCACAGTCAACTTGTCTAAAGGAAGCGATGGAGTAGTAGTATTCCAGCAAAAGCCTTATTCGGATGAGGCTTTACGTCAATTAGCACTTAATGGTATTACAAAGATGTCATTGCGAAATGTTGGGGTTGATAATTTTAACCATGAATTAGTACAAGAACTTGGTTTCCAAATTACCAATGTACCGGTTTATTCTCCAGCTGCGATTGCTGAATTTTCAGTTACTCAAGCACTTAATCTTTTACGTCGAACAAAAGAATTTTATTTGAAGTTAGCGAAAGGAGATTATAACAGGGCACCGCATATTGCTAAGGAAATGAATAAGCAGGTTGTTGGGATAGTTGGAACAGGAAACATTGGATCCACAGTAGCTAAAATCTTTGCTGGTTTTGGTGCAAAAGTGATTGCATATAGCCGTCACCAAAATAAGGAACTAGAAGGAATTGTTGAATACGTTAGCCTTGATGAATTATATAAACGGGCAACAATTATTTCGCTTTATTTACCTCATGTTCCAGCAACAGATAAAATGCTTAATGAAAAAACATTTGCAATGATGCAGGACGGGGTCTTACTGGTTAACACTGCACGTGGACCATTAGTCGATGAAAAGGCATTGATTGAAGCATTGGATAGCGGTAAAGTCGGAGGAGCTGCTCTAGACGTAATGACTGGTGAAACCAAGATTTTTAACCAGCAAGTTGATTTCCAAGAAGTCGATTATGATGAATTTAAGGATTTAGTTGATCGGCCAAATGTTTTAATCACGCCACATATTGCTTTCTATACTGATCAAGCAATCAAAAATATGGTTAAGATGAGTTTGTCTGCCAATCTAGATTTGATTAAAACTGGGACCTCAGATAAACTAGTTAAATTTTAA
- a CDS encoding lysophospholipid acyltransferase family protein yields MLYTFLVKIVNPFLNLINGRPKIYNRENIPEGNYIIIAPHRTWMDPVLLALAVWPKKFSFMAKKELFKNPIASKFLKALNAYPVDRKNPGPSAIKKPVTILNKTDLSTIIFPTGSRYSSKLKGGATVIAKMANVPLVPAVYQGPLKFGQLFTRKPRQIAFGKPIYIDRKQRLTPEVQADLEKQMQDAFDQLDRQIDPNYRYIVPPKPKNDEF; encoded by the coding sequence ATGTTGTACACTTTCCTCGTTAAAATCGTTAATCCATTTTTAAATTTGATTAACGGACGACCTAAAATATACAATCGGGAAAACATCCCTGAAGGCAATTATATTATTATTGCACCTCATCGTACTTGGATGGATCCTGTCTTACTAGCACTTGCCGTATGGCCTAAAAAATTTAGCTTCATGGCTAAAAAAGAACTTTTTAAGAATCCAATTGCTAGCAAATTCTTAAAAGCACTAAATGCCTATCCAGTTGATCGGAAAAATCCAGGTCCGTCTGCTATTAAAAAGCCGGTTACAATTTTAAATAAGACTGACTTATCGACCATTATTTTCCCTACCGGATCACGCTACTCATCTAAATTAAAAGGCGGGGCCACCGTGATCGCTAAAATGGCAAATGTCCCCTTAGTTCCTGCTGTTTACCAGGGACCTCTAAAATTTGGCCAGCTATTTACTCGTAAGCCGCGCCAAATTGCATTTGGGAAGCCTATTTATATTGACCGAAAGCAACGGCTCACTCCCGAAGTACAGGCTGACTTAGAAAAACAAATGCAAGACGCCTTTGACCAATTAGATAGACAAATTGATCCCAATTATAGATATATTGTTCCTCCAAAGCCGAAGAATGACGAATTTTAA
- a CDS encoding DUF896 domain-containing protein translates to MAESKEQDALLKRINELAHKNKEEGLTEEETKERDRLRKEYLKNFRESMRSNIEMMRIFDKEGKEVTPEKVREIQRKKGLRDD, encoded by the coding sequence ATGGCTGAATCTAAAGAACAAGATGCTTTATTGAAGCGAATTAATGAACTTGCTCATAAGAATAAAGAAGAAGGCTTAACTGAAGAAGAAACAAAAGAACGAGATCGTTTACGTAAGGAGTACCTAAAGAACTTTAGAGAATCAATGCGTAGTAATATTGAAATGATGCGGATCTTTGATAAAGAAGGGAAAGAAGTTACTCCTGAAAAGGTTCGTGAAATCCAACGTAAAAAAGGACTTCGTGACGATTAA
- a CDS encoding GIY-YIG nuclease family protein, which yields MASEKYYIYVLYCADNSLYCGFTNNVKRRFHTHQTYQGAKYTRVKKRHPLKLIYSEEFESKHDALSAEYYFKHQTRRQKEKFLLDHGVDLLKLRRN from the coding sequence ATGGCAAGTGAGAAATACTATATTTATGTATTGTATTGCGCGGATAATAGCCTTTATTGCGGCTTTACCAACAATGTTAAACGACGCTTTCATACTCATCAGACTTATCAAGGGGCAAAATATACTCGTGTGAAAAAGCGCCATCCGCTAAAGCTTATTTATTCAGAGGAATTTGAATCAAAGCATGATGCCCTGAGTGCGGAATATTATTTTAAACATCAAACCCGCCGCCAAAAAGAAAAATTTTTACTAGACCATGGTGTCGATTTATTGAAACTACGGAGGAATTAA
- a CDS encoding tRNA1(Val) (adenine(37)-N6)-methyltransferase: MENRNILKKNERIDQLYSQDVRIIQNPHYFAFSLDAVLLANFVRPNHRQKLKIVDLCAGNGAIGIFLHDKLGGTFTEVELQPQIADMAERTIMLNDLQDRYTVINDDIANVNDYISKDSIDIVLCNPPYFPVTAQSQKNPNKALAIARHEIATDLVTVIQKMSGLLKMNGHGYLVHRPDRLGEILQVCQKNRLAPKRIQFIHPKPDRDANILLLEVIKDGRPGGVKVVPPLIVHGADNEYTPAVQELLYGK, encoded by the coding sequence ATGGAAAACAGAAATATTCTAAAAAAGAATGAAAGAATTGATCAGCTATATAGTCAGGATGTACGGATAATCCAAAATCCCCATTATTTTGCTTTTTCATTAGATGCTGTCTTATTAGCAAATTTCGTGCGTCCCAATCATCGACAGAAATTAAAAATTGTTGATTTATGTGCTGGAAATGGGGCAATCGGCATTTTTCTCCACGATAAGCTTGGCGGAACATTTACTGAAGTTGAATTACAACCACAGATTGCGGATATGGCTGAACGGACAATTATGCTAAATGATTTACAAGATCGGTATACCGTCATTAATGATGATATTGCTAACGTTAATGATTATATTTCTAAGGATTCGATTGATATTGTCCTTTGTAATCCTCCTTATTTCCCAGTTACAGCCCAAAGCCAGAAGAATCCAAATAAAGCTTTAGCGATTGCTCGTCACGAAATAGCAACCGATTTAGTGACGGTTATTCAAAAAATGAGTGGCTTATTAAAAATGAATGGTCATGGGTATCTTGTGCATCGTCCAGATCGTTTAGGTGAGATTTTACAAGTGTGTCAGAAAAATAGATTAGCACCTAAAAGAATTCAATTTATTCATCCTAAACCTGATCGTGATGCGAATATTTTGTTGCTTGAAGTGATTAAGGATGGCCGGCCTGGAGGAGTAAAAGTAGTACCACCATTGATTGTTCATGGAGCAGATAACGAGTATACTCCAGCGGTTCAGGAGTTATTATATGGCAAGTGA
- the lexA gene encoding transcriptional repressor LexA encodes MAKVAKNKQMAVLNYIHKQVEDHGYPPTVREICSAVGLSSTSTVHGHISRLIEQGFLQKDPSKPRALEITPKGLDILGVKPIQKEIPMLGVVTAGQPILAVENATEFFPIPPSIQDNNDLFMLTIRGTSMIKAGIFNGDQVIVRKQSTAKNGDIVIAMNDDNEATCKRFYKEKTRFRLQPENDTMEPIFLDNVKILGKVVGLFRDHIF; translated from the coding sequence ATGGCAAAGGTAGCAAAAAATAAACAAATGGCCGTCCTAAATTATATTCACAAACAAGTTGAAGATCATGGCTATCCGCCGACTGTTCGTGAAATTTGTAGTGCTGTTGGCCTGTCTTCAACTTCAACAGTCCACGGACACATCTCACGCTTAATCGAACAAGGATTCTTACAAAAAGACCCTTCTAAGCCTCGAGCACTTGAGATTACACCCAAGGGACTTGATATTTTAGGCGTTAAACCGATTCAAAAAGAAATTCCAATGCTTGGCGTTGTTACGGCTGGACAACCAATTTTAGCAGTCGAAAATGCTACTGAATTTTTCCCGATACCTCCTTCTATTCAAGATAATAATGATTTGTTTATGCTTACCATTCGTGGAACTAGTATGATTAAAGCAGGGATTTTTAATGGTGACCAAGTAATCGTGCGTAAACAATCCACTGCTAAAAATGGTGATATCGTTATTGCAATGAACGATGATAATGAAGCTACTTGTAAACGATTCTATAAAGAAAAAACACGTTTTCGTTTACAGCCAGAAAATGATACGATGGAGCCAATCTTCTTAGACAATGTTAAAATCCTTGGTAAAGTAGTGGGACTATTTCGTGATCATATTTTCTAA
- a CDS encoding YneF family protein, producing MGMTIMLMILALLVGLVIGFFGARKYMENYLRNNPPISEEMLRTMMLQMGQKPSSRKLHQMMQAMKAQAKKSNRK from the coding sequence TTGGGTATGACGATCATGCTAATGATTCTTGCATTATTAGTCGGTTTGGTTATCGGCTTCTTTGGTGCACGTAAATACATGGAAAACTACCTCCGCAATAATCCACCGATTTCGGAAGAGATGCTGCGGACGATGATGCTTCAAATGGGGCAAAAGCCATCAAGTCGTAAATTACATCAAATGATGCAAGCGATGAAAGCACAAGCTAAAAAGTCGAATCGTAAATAA